The genomic interval TGCTATAATTCTGCTTGTTATAGAGGAACACATATTTTGCCTGAGACAATCAACTCAGCAACCACGTCCGAGGTAGTTCTTGACtaggggagagaaggaactaATGCGTCTCCCTTTCCACAGGTGAACCACTCAAATCGCGCGCAAGCTCCACAAATTATTCATCGCCTGCAATAGCTTTCATGCACTTTTGTTTTTCACAAAAATATGCAGTCCACAACTTGACGCTTCAAAACAGGGGTTCGTAGGCGTCGAGTATCTGTAGGATGGCAGTATTACTCTGCATCGTGGTACCACTGTTTCCGCTGGTACTCTGACATCTTTCGCAAACTAGCTTTCTACGCATAATCACCCCCACAGTGCACATATGGCAGCTGTGATGTTCACACTAttttttctgcctcgacAAGGTGTGCGTGTGCTGCCTTCAAGTGTGCCTGATTTCGGAGAGGACCGATGAACGAAATTCGTTATCGTCTGTGTGTTCTCCACCTGTCCTGGTGGAACGATAATTCCGGAATCGCGAACACCCGTGAACCACTGTCGTTCCTTCAGTTGTACGAAGTGCCATGTTGCTAAAATGGCATCGCCGTTTGCATGAAGCCTgcttcctgtttttctgatCAGAAGATTAACACCTTAGGTGAGTGAAAATGACACACAACAAGTACTCACAAGCCCTCCCCCCAAAGTCAACGCACGTCCTCACGAACATGAGTGATTCGAGTTAATGCTGTGGCCAAGCATGCGCGCACGAGGGCAAACGTTACACGGTATACACATTCGGGCACTGTGGCACCCAGTACTAGTGGAGATGCTTCGTGCCCCGTGTTTTTGAACGTTCACCGCCAAAAGGTTTTTGACTAGCGACGCACAATGAGCCATTGTCAATATAATCCGGGCCACGCTCTCGTGGGCAAATTCACAAACGAATCAATTAAGATGTAAAAAGTTCTACTGTGCCTAAAATGCTGGAGTTATTTTCTGAAAATATTGTTTCGCGTGCTGTTTCAGAGGGGCGGAACTAagataatatatatatcgaaGCATTGTGGCGTGACCTTCGGAAGAGTCAACGAATCTGCAGGTAAGGTGATTTCTTGCAATTTTGCCAACTTCATTTTTTTCCCACAAAGATGGCGGTCCTCCGCCACAACTCTGCAGTCGCGCTTCTGGCACTGTGCGGGCTGATGGTGAGCTTGTATTGCGTTCATGTCCAACAACACTTGGAGAGACATCTCGCTTACAAGCCCTATTGCGACATCGCGCCCAGCATGATGTGTTCGAAGGTAAGCGAGAAACCAGCATGTGAATTATCCTTTgcagcagaaggaaaaaccaATCTTGTTGTGTCTTCCCATTTTGAACGTGTGGGGACGGATGCATTTGTGTGTTGCATCGCCAATCATTTTTGCGTTGATAGAagcttctctgtttttcagtGGGATGTACCTCTTAGTGGCTCTAAAATGACACACACTTTACTGGCGTATGATTTGTGGAATGAAGCTACCAAAGCAGCCACAAGTTATGCAGGTGCTTAAAACGTTATTGTAGCGTCGGTCTTGGTCAGTAAGCTGATTCCACCGATTATACGCAGGTGTCAGTTTGCCCGCCTAGAGATTGCAGTCAGTTCTGTGCTGATTAACCACCGTTTGGGTAGCAAGTGCTTATCGTAAGCCATAAGAATTATCTACGTTCGAAACGTTCGTTGCTACACAATGAATCTGTGGCTCGCTTTTCTGTGGCTGCGTCACAGGTCGCTCTGAGTCCCTATAGCCATATGCTTTCGTTGTTCGGACTCGCAGAGCCGCACGGACGTATGGATGTTGCCAACGGCCACCTTGGTGAGACTAAGGGCAGCCCTCATTGTCTGTAATCATCACTTCGCCCACCGTCAAAGGTGGAAACAAGAAATTCCCGCAGCCTACAGCATTCGTCGTTGGCCGACCCAATATCTAGGAAGCAAATTGCATTTTGCACCAAACAAGACACACGTTGCCCACACGCGTTTGGCGACTGTCAAAGACatctatgtatgtgtgtaggCATGCGGATGCTTTAAGTATGCACTTCTTCACTGGGTGTATGTAGCCTTGTACATGCGTGCATTTGCATGGTCGCTTTCATGTGTTGTTCTTCTGTATCGTGCGTTTATTCGTGGTTAAATGCCTTATCAATTTTCAGTATAAAGACTCGCATGCGGAAGCGGCTCGTAGAGCCGCGTCTAGTTTGTGTTTGGCATTCGCCACTACGCGAGAGATTTCTAGGAATGGTTTCTCAAGATGTCCAATTTTCCATCTTTGATGGTTTCCGGCGGCAAGTTGTTTCTGCAGGGGTCGCCTTCTACGCCTTCATGCTGACGTACCCTTTCGGAAAACAGGCATTCGAAAATATTTATTTTCTTGGAACAACAACCGCTCTGGTAGGTAGCCGCTTGCAGCCGGCGCACTGCAGTTCATTTCGCAGTGTATTCACTCATCCGGAATGGACCAAAATGTTCAGTTGAACGTGTGCGCCCATCGGCATAAATACACGTAGATAAGCACATACGCCTTCACACCGACATGATGTGTATATGCTACTTGCGTACGTGCGCTTTGTCATAGCTGTAGTTTCTTGTTGTTTCTTTCAGGTCACAGTGTCTGTGTGCGCATGTATAATTATGGATTTTGTAGGCGTGCGCATGTAAATATTTAGGTAGTTCACACAGAAGCACTTTGATCCACATACGTACGTTTGGACAAATGCCACCCTACAGCGATTCCAGAGGTACTTGGGTCTATTGCCGACCACCCGTGCAGTGTTTTGTCGTACGACGTGAACTGGGTACGAGGGAAAAAAATGTAGTGACAGGAATAGCCTGTGACAAAGTGTGGTGTATGCTTACTTTAAATCAATTGCTGATTAGGAATTCTCTTTCGGCACCTCCGCAACAGCCGTGCAAATTTGGACTGTGCTGTTTTTCAGGTTGTCTCAGGGTACCTTTGCTACTTGGTGTACTCGGCTCTTTCAGTCGTTTCTATAATTTCGGCGAGTATTGTGATAGTAAGCGGAAATTGTTTCATTGTTTGAAGCTGAGCATGTTAACGCACATAGATATGCATCTGAGTACAGTGTAGGCTTTCATGTTGCCACAAATATGTAGCAGCAAATCTATCACAAGCTGCGAAATGGCATCGAAGAAAAGTGGATGTATATTGTCGCAGCTGGGGCTGTAGGCTCTTCGAGACCCTCGCCCACAGTACATTTGGCACAGCAAGTCACAAGAGTTTGAATATTTGTGCACATGGGGCGACAGGTTAACACTTAGTTCTGTCTTTTACATCTGACGCAATTTTACTGAACTTGTCATACAACAGTATGCACAACCTTTTCGTGATGATTAGATATCTTATTTACTGGTGTCCACAATGTATTTGGGACGTTTGTGAAATCTAGGATGAGTCAGAAGACAAGCAAGCGCTCCGTATACCATCATATTATTTGGACAACTTAGACTCTATTTTGAATTTTTTTGACCGCAGCCGAGAAACGATTTGTTGCTTATGCATTGACGGTTGTTCATGTGTGATTTACTGCGCAGGTCAACGCCCTACTGTTCATTACTATTTTTCGACAAACAGGGGCAGATACAGCCACCGCAGAGGAGATTTCTGATAGACTTGATCGAGGAACACGTCAACACGAGAGGCCAGAAACTCAACGacgggaagaaaagaaagtaAAGTAATTCATCCTCTAAACCGAGCCAACCTCCAGGTGTATCGCGTGCACTGCGACAGTAGTTTCACCATGAATGACACGCCTCAACAGGAATGGTGCAACAAGTAGGTGTTTCGCACCCTGCAGCCTTCCAAATGTCGTGCCGTACGGAACACGTTTGAATTACATAATTGTGTCATGCGTCTGCAAACGCTAAAACGACGTTTTGCGAACTTGTATTTGGCCCTGATCTGCCCGTCCTCAACGTTGCCGGGTATCTGAGGCGACGTCCGCGCTAAAGCAGACTCCAAGACTACACGCTTCAGTCCAGTGGCGCTACCAGATTCCTCGTGTCATGTTGTGGGAATTTTTCTCTACGGGGTCGCCTCCAGCTGATGCAAGCTTTGCTTCAACGCCGTGCCTTGTTCTCTTTTGGATTTCCTGTTGCTTACTCGTAATCTCACGCTGCTGTGAGGGACATAACCGCTTTGGCAATCAACCACTTGGAGCACATGGAAGGACTCTTGATGTTGGCATTTTACCACAATAAACACCTTGAACGCCACCTCTCAGCACTAGTGTGCACGCATTCATCGACACTATTCAAAAAGCCTTCATTCTGTTGCGCATAAAAACTCCTTTCGCTGACAGATCCAAACGTCGACACATCTCTGCACTATCGCTAACAGCGACGCAAGAAGGTATGGTTTCCTCTCACGAAAGTACTCTAGTTCAAGTGGAGCAGGCGCCCACAAATCAACACCTGGTATCGTCTGCCCGATTCGCTTGTTCCACAAGATGGGGGTAGACTCGGCTCCTGTGCAGTGTGAAAACACAGACCACCCGTTGACTAGGTGATCGAACATATTCGACGTTTCCGAATTTCCACCCAACGGAAGGGGCTCAGTGAACGAAACAAGGCGCCATCATCTATAGAGGAACAATCAATACAGATTTGCTAACGAGTTTCGGCGTACAGCTACACGACAATTGGTATTGGAAATTCTTCGTTGTAAAGGCTTGAGAAGCGCAAGATCACGGAGCATAAGAATCGATGCCGGCGCAACATAGACCAAATACCGGTTCACGCTTCCCCTAGTTCCGATATCAAGGAGGTAGTTTGTGTCCTTAACCGACATCCGACGCCCTGTGTAATACTTGCGGGCGTCGGCAGCTAACAAAAAAGTTTACTCTGTAAACGCCATATTCGAGACTTGGTAGAAAAATGCATCTGAACagcggaagcagaggaagctgTGAGTGACAAGACTCCCAACAACGCAAAGTGTTGACACAAAGACACAGATGCACGTGCAGAAAAACCCTATTCTCTTGCCCGCGTCATGCCTTCCAACTAACTGGCAGACTTTGGCCATAGTTCTGGGTGACCACTAACACACGAGGAAGGGAGGGCTTCCCGTCTCCACACCCAACTACGGTTTTAGAAACAGTCATCGCTCTGccgcaaagagaaaaagagtgGGCCTTGGCAGATACACTGACGACAACGAGAAAGACTGTTATGCACATTCACCTTTCCACTCCAAAACACAATTGTTTACCACTTCGGCAGAACATAATGCGCTCGAAAAAAATGGATCATGGATTCCAGTAAAGAATGTGTTCTTCATCGCTACAATGTAGTTCAGGCTGGGACCAAATATTTGTCAAAAAGTGCTATATACGGCTTGGTGAGAAATATACAGGAGGAAAGCACAAGTACTGGAACCCAATGGGTGTGATTCCTGAACGAGTTTTGTGAACGCATGCTACCGCATCATTCACTGCAGGAGGGACAACTTCCAAGCAGTGCTGTCGGCGCTTTTCGCGAACTGTTTTATTTACCTACTTCAGTCAACCCGTAAACTGCTACAGTCACTGATGATAATATGCCCGGCTTTTGTGCACGGAACCAATATCCAAGAGAGGCTCTGTGAGACTCGCCATGATATCTGTGAACAAGGCCATTCCAAGCTTTATACAGTTACACTGACCACATTGAGGAAATTGTTGTGTTTATCTGTATTACAACGGAGGGGACATAATCAGCTGCATGAGGACTGCCCTCCTCCATTCACTTACCCTCTTAAACATAAGCGAATGTCTACGGAACAACCGGCCCTTGCCGTCCGTTCCTAATCAAAGGCACGGGCGACGACAAAACGCACGGAAATGACAGTGACATCCCAGCACCCACTAGATCACCGAAAGCATGTATACCGACGGTCTTCAAAAGTAGCCGCGTTCCTTGCTTATTCCTTGGGACCCCAGCACATAAGAAAAAGTCATACGTGGTGCGTGATCATATTGCTGGGCATGTCCGGGGTAAAGCATGCCGGTTCCGTAGCACACGCCAATTTGCAGGCAAGCCCCCGACCAGTATGAGCAACCATCAACGCACGTTTCAAGCGCTACACAACGCAACATCACACTGCCTGTAATCAGCATACCCCACGAGAGGCGTAGTTGGGACGGTGGGTTGTTTTTCATCTGTACAATTGTATTCCGGCCTAAAGCCAAACCTTTGTGGAATTCTAAAACTGGCCATCTTTCACAACAGGTATCTCTGCCTGAATAGCGAATTGAGACGACCTCTTTTGGAACTGTCAATGCACCCCTTTGTGGCCGTACCACAAAGACAACCTACACAATCGCCACTACTCGCCAATTACAAGAGCAACTTGGTTGATACAACGGCAACACAAGTTGCCAACTTCTTATCAGTAATCGGCGTACGATGAGAGGCAATGCAGTGCTTCCACACAACAGCATCTCATCTGACATCTGAGTCCCCTTTCTCATCAGTccgttctcgcctttttgCTAGACGAAGCTGCCGCGAAGATTGCGTTGATCAACCTGTTTTCTGGATCGTTGTGTCCATCATATTCAcggcttcgcttcttgtGTTCTTCCATATGCTGTGCGGAGTCTCGccctccgtttcctctcagTTCGCCCGGACTTGGGTCATCCCCATTTTCATGCGCTTGTCCCCCATCCTTTACTCCTCTTACCATCGTGTCCCGATTGACCGCAGACCCCCTGGCATTTTCATCAGGCTCCGGTCGCAATAACCGCCTCAAATCATGAGCCACATCCCCTGTCAAAACGTCTCCTAGAGATCCTTGTTTCCCAATGTCTGTGCTCTGACCATTGACAGCACCCGCCAGCAACGTCAGTGCACCGCAAATATCCTCAGGGGCAGCTTGGGAGTCTTCctgaagagacgagacagagccgCTTCCAGCGGTGCCATTGGTTTTAGATAGCtgctcgagaagagaggtaAGCATGTCTACGTCTCCTTGgggtctctgcgtcgccaaTGCTGCCTCACCCAGACTCATTGCCGGTGCGGGAGCACCGTCCTCACACGACGGTGATCCACCAGACCGCATCCAAAGGTCGTACGCAAGCGCTCTTGCGTTTCTATCCACTGCGGGGTTTTCTACCCTGTTACCCGCTCCCCACTCAGTGTGCTGAAGCACCCGCAGCCTGTCGTCATCTTCTTGATCTTCTTTGGAGCTTCCCGAACGTGATCCCCGCTTGAGGCTATTCCCCGCGTCACTCTCCCCCGGGTAGGGGCAACCTTCCTCGTGGTCAGCCTCTTCGTCCGCCTCTCCGTCCTCATCACCACCCGAGACCCGAGGGCCGCCGGAACCATCGTTCCCCAGGAACATCATCATATTCTGTGAAACTGTTCCCGCGTTCCTTGCCAACCTCCTATCACTAACAAGCCGCCGACAACCATTTCCTCCTGATCCACCTTCCACCTCCTGTTTCCACTTGACAGCGAGGTCATACGCCTCCTGAAGACCGCCTAATCGACGTGTACTGAATACCTTGAAGCTCGCTCCACAACGCACTTCCCAGCACGCGCACTTTACATTATACTCGATACCCTCAACCCGGGGGAAGTCACGGGCTTGAGACGCATAGGTGCGGCGCCCCTGTTTGTGGGTGTAGGCCATCCGGTGTCGTCGGCCCCGACCTGCATTGGGGCCTGCAAAGACGGCGTACGCATCCTCTGGTCCTCTGGGTGCCGTTCCGCTTGACTGGCGTGAGAATACGTCGACCATTTGTCCCGATGCGCCCTGCGCATGACCACCTAACAGGAACGACAACTTCGTagcaggcgaagacggaTGGCTTGGTACCGCActgctttctcgcctcgtagctgaagaagctgagTTCATTGACGATCCGGCTTCAGACGACGGCGCTTGGAACGGTGACGTCGACGGCGAGGCTAGTCGAGGGTTTGTCGAATGCAGAGACATGGACGGGagggcagacgcagaggtgCAACCCGACGACGCTCGGGAAAGGGGAGGCTCAGTCGAAAAGGAATTAACGGATGGCAGGTTTGTAGAGTGAAGCTGCGACAAGGATGATGAAAGATGTGTGGATGATGCGAGATGCCGATTTCCTACATTTGCAGCTAGGTCCCCACTTCTCACTGTTTGCGAAATGGCTGTACTTAATTCAGCTACACCAGAGAGAACACCGGGGTCCACCGTATTTCCGAAGATCGGCGAATTTCGAGAAACACTACTCATTTCGACATGGGGATTAatgagagaaagcgaggaagcacTCCCGATAGAGGCTGCTGAACCGTGTGAGTTTCGCGGCGgttgaaggcgtt from Toxoplasma gondii ME49 chromosome VIIa, whole genome shotgun sequence carries:
- a CDS encoding vitamin k epoxide reductase family protein (encoded by transcript TGME49_203720~Signal peptide predicted by SignalP 2.0 HMM (probability 0.982) with cleavage site probability 0.776 at residue 24~Predicted trans-membrane domain (TMHMM2.0):6-29:74-94:100-123:126-146), with product MAVLRHNSAVALLALCGLMVSLYCVHVQQHLERHLAYKPYCDIAPSMMCSKVALSPYSHMLSLFGLAEPHGRMDVANGHLGVAFYAFMLTYPFGKQAFENIYFLGTTTALVVSGYLCYLVYSALSVVSIISASIVIVNALLFITIFRQTGADTATAEEISDRLDRGTRQHERPETQRREEKKVK